One genomic region from Spirosoma sp. KCTC 42546 encodes:
- a CDS encoding transcriptional repressor, producing the protein MNYQTGLANEIAIDPQEWRERLTSYYRETGTRSSAKQISVAMALGEQMAYTNADTLWLFMRRQKIQISRATVYKTLTWLVGAGFVHKKGNGHRTALYLVNQIQARFLATE; encoded by the coding sequence ATGAACTATCAGACTGGATTGGCTAATGAGATAGCCATTGATCCGCAGGAATGGAGAGAACGGTTAACGAGTTATTATCGTGAAACAGGCACCAGATCGTCCGCAAAGCAGATATCGGTAGCCATGGCTCTTGGCGAACAAATGGCCTATACAAATGCAGATACCTTATGGCTGTTTATGCGTAGACAAAAAATTCAGATTAGTAGGGCAACTGTTTATAAAACCCTAACGTGGCTGGTTGGGGCTGGTTTTGTTCATAAAAAGGGGAATGGCCATCGAACCGCCCTGTATTTAGTGAATCAAATACAGGCCAGATTTTTAGCTACAGAATAA
- a CDS encoding TonB-dependent receptor: MKKKYTRHLYTAWFLFLLMNTTRLWAQQTVGSIEGTILLADGTPGALATVQLKGIKKATMANGNGQFTITGLPVGKHELQLSMVGYESVSQIIQVENNRPTNVTIRLKAASNALDEVVVTGQYEPQSIKKSVYQVRVISSERIRLRGALNVMGVLNNELGFRFSNDLTLGTTDVQLMGMAGRSVKILLDGLPMVDRGDTRESINQIDINSIERIEIVEGPMSVSYGSDALAGVINIITKKPGAERLGITARIQEETAGSDYNLLTKQGVHLQNVGATWQKNGWNVSAGVTNNTFGGWQGLSEGRVNDWLPKDQLFGHGKFGYRSARANVYYRLDALKENLLSQGAENVNTNQARDQKYITNRYVHQLQGDWKVNDRFQLTGQASYTDYQRRTQTTILDVSTGLRTLSLGTGEQDVSKFTSQTYRATTQYTASSAFSLQSGIDINLDGASGARISGSPTINDYALFVSSTISPTARISIRPGLRFIRNSVYDAPPVIPSLNAKFALTSKLDLRVAYARGFRSPALRELYFNFFDASHSIRGNPDLKAETSNSFNGSLALQTSSKVKSTLGFFYNDFNNLISYGVDPTNPSISMTINIDKFKTTGATLENVFTWKDLQATVGFSYIGRYNSLLSDTTAYGSLPTFIWSPEVNTNLTYSLKKIGTKLSVFYKYTGKRPSYTATVTADNQVSATLTEIAAFHWADATLTKTLNKFLILNAGVKNLLNITRLANTSTDTGSAHSTAGPVPYSYGRSYFLGISFQWYKN, translated from the coding sequence ATGAAAAAGAAGTATACCCGTCACCTATATACAGCATGGTTTCTGTTCCTACTCATGAATACAACCCGGCTCTGGGCGCAACAAACCGTTGGCAGCATAGAGGGCACAATTTTGCTGGCTGATGGCACACCCGGCGCATTGGCTACCGTACAACTTAAGGGTATCAAAAAAGCCACAATGGCCAATGGAAATGGCCAATTCACCATAACTGGCCTGCCGGTCGGCAAACATGAATTGCAACTATCTATGGTCGGCTATGAGTCTGTTAGCCAGATCATTCAGGTTGAAAACAACAGGCCGACCAACGTGACCATCCGCCTGAAAGCTGCCAGTAATGCACTCGATGAAGTGGTTGTAACCGGGCAATATGAGCCGCAGTCAATAAAAAAATCGGTGTATCAGGTTCGGGTGATCAGTAGCGAACGCATCCGTTTACGGGGCGCGCTGAACGTAATGGGCGTATTGAATAATGAGTTAGGCTTCCGATTCTCCAATGACCTTACGCTAGGCACAACGGATGTTCAGCTAATGGGTATGGCCGGGCGTAGCGTGAAGATCCTGCTGGACGGGTTGCCGATGGTTGACCGGGGCGATACGCGGGAAAGCATCAACCAGATCGATATCAACAGCATCGAACGGATTGAGATTGTCGAAGGGCCAATGTCGGTTTCGTATGGCTCAGATGCGCTGGCAGGTGTCATTAACATTATCACCAAAAAACCAGGTGCCGAACGGCTGGGAATCACGGCCAGAATTCAGGAAGAAACAGCTGGCTCAGACTATAATCTATTGACCAAGCAAGGTGTTCACCTGCAAAATGTAGGGGCCACCTGGCAAAAGAACGGCTGGAACGTATCGGCTGGCGTGACCAACAATACCTTTGGGGGCTGGCAGGGGCTATCGGAAGGACGCGTAAATGACTGGTTACCCAAAGATCAATTGTTTGGTCATGGCAAATTCGGTTACCGGTCAGCAAGAGCTAACGTGTACTATCGGCTGGATGCCCTGAAGGAAAATCTGCTCAGTCAGGGAGCCGAAAATGTTAACACAAATCAGGCGCGTGACCAGAAATACATCACCAACCGCTATGTACATCAGCTACAGGGCGACTGGAAAGTAAACGACCGATTCCAGCTTACCGGGCAGGCTTCTTACACGGATTACCAGCGCCGGACACAAACCACAATTCTGGATGTAAGCACGGGCTTACGCACCCTATCGCTCGGTACGGGTGAACAGGATGTATCGAAATTTACGAGTCAGACATACCGGGCCACTACTCAATACACGGCATCATCGGCATTTTCCCTGCAATCTGGCATCGACATCAACCTGGATGGAGCGTCTGGTGCCCGGATTTCAGGATCACCTACCATTAACGACTATGCGCTTTTCGTTTCGTCAACCATCAGCCCTACGGCCCGCATCAGTATTCGTCCGGGTTTGCGTTTCATCAGGAACTCGGTCTACGACGCGCCACCGGTCATTCCGTCCCTTAACGCCAAATTCGCACTGACCAGCAAGCTTGACCTTCGGGTAGCCTATGCTCGTGGCTTTCGCTCCCCCGCCCTGCGCGAATTGTATTTCAACTTTTTCGACGCCAGCCATTCGATTCGCGGGAATCCGGATCTGAAAGCCGAGACCTCCAACAGTTTTAACGGATCGCTGGCGCTGCAAACCAGTTCGAAAGTCAAATCGACACTCGGCTTTTTCTACAACGACTTCAATAACCTGATCAGCTACGGTGTCGATCCAACGAACCCGAGTATCTCGATGACCATCAACATCGACAAATTCAAAACGACGGGTGCCACCCTGGAGAACGTCTTTACCTGGAAAGATCTGCAAGCTACCGTGGGGTTCTCCTACATCGGTCGTTACAATAGCCTGCTGTCCGACACCACGGCTTATGGCTCGTTACCCACGTTTATCTGGTCGCCGGAGGTCAATACGAACCTGACGTACAGCCTGAAAAAGATTGGTACGAAACTGAGCGTTTTCTACAAATACACCGGCAAACGACCCAGCTACACCGCTACGGTAACCGCCGACAATCAGGTATCGGCCACCTTGACGGAGATCGCGGCTTTCCATTGGGCTGATGCTACGCTCACGAAAACGCTCAATAAATTCCTGATCCTCAACGCGGGTGTTAAAAACCTGCTCAACATTACCCGCCTGGCCAATACCTCAACCGATACAGGCAGTGCGCACAGTACGGCTGGGCCTGTGCCCTACAGTTATGGGCGTTCTTATTTCCTTGGGATCAGCTTTCAATGGTATAAAAACTAA